From the genome of Phlebotomus papatasi isolate M1 chromosome 2, Ppap_2.1, whole genome shotgun sequence:
cccttatatcaaATTGGAAAATTACAAAAGTGAAATTACAACaattgctgatttaactgacgaaatgaCCAAATTCTTCTCTCCCTGGGAAATCCGTAGAAATGTCCCACAGTGTCGACGGACTTGTCCATCCCTGAAGTCGACAGTGTTTTTAGTGGGTTGCGATGGGTTTTCTGCTGTGTTTACAACATTTTATCcagcaaaaatgcataaattctTCCTCTGCGGCGTTATAATTCACTTAATCTTTCTCTCATCCATCTTTGATATCTACTTCCTGTCTCCCATCATCCGTGATCTCAGTCCCCAGAAGGATCTGGAAAATCCTCCGGCAAAAAGGTGATTTTGCTCAATCTAACCTCAATTGGTCAGACAACAAATCTGTTTTCGGGCTGTTTTCAGGCTTGTCCTCTTCGTAGCCGATGGCTTGAGGGCTGAATCCTTCTACCGGGATGGCTTCAACCGGACTGAGTACTTAGGGGAGATTGTCATGAAGCAGGGAATTGGTGGAATCTCTCACACTCGAGTGCCCACAGAATCGCGTCCTGGCCATGTCGCTCTGATTGCTGGGATTTATGAGGATCCCAGTGCTGTGACACGTGGCTGGAAGGATAATCCTGTGGATTTTGATTCTGTTTTCAATCGCAGTAGATTGACATTTTCGTGGGGAAGCCCGGATATTCTGCAGATCTTTGTGAAGGGTCAGGAAAAGGGGCATATCTTCACGCAATCTTACACAAACAGTGAGGTGGATTTTTCTGGGCGGAATAGGACAATCTGGCTGGATGAATGGGTATTCATCCGGACAAAGAAGTTCCTTCTGAGAAATGTTACAGAAGAGCTTAAAAAGGCTGATAAAGTGATCTTCTTCCTGCATTTGCTGGGCCTGGATACAGCTGGGCATGTCCATAAGCCCAATTCCAGGATGTTTGTGAAGAATCTCGTGGCTGTTGATCGTGGGGTCAGGGAGATTGTTTCcctttttgaaaatatctttcCGGACGGTAAAACGAGCTTCATTTTCACTTCCGATCACGGAATGTCTGACAGAGGAGCCCATGGGGCGGGTCATCATCATGAGACTGAGACTCCTATAGTCGCCTGGGGTGCTGGAGTCACCAAGAAGACGTTTTGGAAGCCCCTGGAGAGCATAGAACAGGCAGATATTGCTCCACTAATGGCAGCTCTAATTGGCGTTGCTCCCCCGGTCAATAATGTAGGAATGCTACCCATTCAGTTCCTAAATGTCTCCCCAGACTACGCTGCCCGGGCCCTCTGCTCCAATGCCCTGCAAATCCTTGCGCAATTCAATAAAGTTTCCGGAGAATTTCATGCCGGAAAGCTGAGCCGATATTTTCGCACGTTCGAAAAAGAGCAGACAATCAGGGATGTCTCCAGGGAGATTCGACGGAAAATCGCCAATGAGCAGTACGAGAAATCCCTTTCTATGAGCCACCAGGTCATTAAGGATTGCCTCCAGGGCATCGAATTCTATCAGACCTACTACCAGAAACTCTTCCTGCTCACCGTGAGCGTGGCCATGATCGTCTGGATGATCATCTCGTTCCAGGAACTCACTTCCGGGCATCTTGAGTACGTCACGAGAGTCATTGACTGCCGCGTCACTGTGATTTACACGATCCTCCTTGCCTTCACTATCACCTTCGTCATTCTGCAGCAGATCAACTTCCGCCTCACTGTCTACCTCATCCTGCCCATAATCCTGCAGTTCGTGACCCTCAAACGATGGAACTACTTCAATGCCATCCGATTCAGGACCAATATCAAATTCATCCTTCTCTATGCCGCCGGCGTGGAACTCTTCGTTCTGGCGTTCTTCTACAGATTCACTCTGGCCGCCATCCTCCTCATTTACTGCGCCATCGAGTCAGTGAACCAGTACAGGAAGGGCCTGCCAAAGATGATGCTAGTCAAGTGGATTGTCTCATCCGGTATCCTCTCCATTTTCCCATCGCTTCCTGTCATTGAGAAGGACGCCAATGATTTCCTGCTCctgtaagtattttttttaaattttagtacaagatTAGATagctgtactaaatttagtacacgttgaaaaatcaataatacaTGTTacttaaatacaattttaactTTACCACATTTGCGAAAAGCGATTTCACAGAATTACAatgttgtactaaatttagtacacatTGGGTTTCTATTTTTGATGCCCTCAGCGCCCTCAGCTGAACTCTTAAAACATTCATGTGTGTCAAAATCAGATTTATGAAACAAGTCTATGAATACAGATATAGTACAAAGTTTAGTACACACCAATTCATAGATTTTTAACTCTTTCAATTAGTATATAATACATCAACAACAGAAATCAGATGTGTATTTGATTTATTTCTACAATTTCAACTTTACTACATTCATAAAAAGCAGCTTAAAATATTAATACTAATTTTAGTACACACCAAGTTTTGATTTTTGAgtctttcaattaatttttgatacaTCAACTACGAAAATCAGACTACatcaatttaatataatttcaaCTATACCACATATATGAGAAGCAGCTTACGTAAATTGTACACATTTTAGTACACAGGACAATACATTGACTTATCTTAACTTATCTTTAGAAAATTCTAGTGAATCAAGGTTGTAGCAGAAAGTATTTAGCACAATTAAATAGTTACAAATCAGATTTATGAAATAAGTTAATGATTACAGAATatagtactaaatttagtacacatCGATTGTTCTTTTTTAAGTTTCTCAATTCGTCTTGAAAACATCAACAGCAAAAATCAGatgtatattaaatttattaatagaatttaaaatttgccACATTCATAAAAAGCTGCTTACAAAATTAGAATATTATACTAATTTTAGTACACATAAAGTTTCTACTTTGATGCTCTCAACTTATTTTTTAGTAGTTTCAAGTCGATTAAGGATATACTAGAAAGAATTTAGCACAATGGAATAATCACAAATCAGATTTACAAAATAAgtttataaatttgaatttgcGCGAATTTTAGTACACATCCAATTTTGGTTTCATACAGTCTTTCAATTATTGAACTTTGATACAGTAGCAATGAAAATCAGAAGTGTACTTAATTAATACATTAATACAATATCAACCTTaccaaattcataaaaaagcaATTTACAGAATTAGAATGTTGTACTAATTTTAGTACACATTAGTTTCCTATTTTTAATGCTCTTAACTGATGTTTTAAAACATTCTAGGGAATCAAAGACGTACTGGAAAGTATTGAGCATAATAGAATGATCACAAATCAGATTTaccaaataaatttataaatttgtattggcacaaattttagtacacacccaattttggtttttgagtCTTTCAATTGACCTTTGAAACATCAACAACGAAAATCAAAAATGTATTCAATTAATACAGTATAAACCTtaccaaattcatttaaaatacaatttacaGAATTAGAATGTTGTACTAATTATAGTACACATTAGGTTCCTACATTTGATGCTCTCAACTGATCTTTTAAAACATTCTAGTGAATCAAAGACGTACTGGAAAGTGTTGAGCACAATAAAATAATCACAAATCAGATTTATGAAACAGTTTATGGATTTCGAATTTATACTATTTTTAGTACAcaccaaattttgatttttgagtcTTTCAATTGATCTTTGGTAATCAACAATGAAAATCAGAAGTATGTGTAATTAATACAATTTCAACTGGACTACATTTGTGAAAAGCATCGTACGGAATTAGAATATTGTACAATTTTTTGCACACTGTACAATTATACCTTTTATGCTCTCAATTTATCTTCTGGAACCTTTAAGTGAATCAAAGACGCATTAGAAAAGACTTGGCACAATTAAAGAATCAAAAAtcagatttatgaaataattttgtgaacttagattattacaataattttagtacacaccaaattttgacttttgaatatttaaattgatCTCTGATACAGCCAAAaatgaaattcagaaatgtactaaatttagtacaatggAATGGTCTTCATCTTGTGTGAGAACAGAAACAACGATAATCAGAGATGTACTAAATTTCATACAATTCGTCTTTCAAAATCAGAATAATGTGCAATTTTTAGTATCTACATcagatttatattttttatgcctTCAATTGGTCTGAGTTGTCAATATAGGATATTAGAGTTGTACTAAATTTTCTACAGTGAAACAATAATTAACATCTCTGAAAAACAGCTTACAAACTACAATGCTGTACTTGTTTTAGTATTCAGTATTTTATGTCCATTTTATGTTCCTAGTGTATCAttgaaagtaaaaattttatgtaatactACGTTTAGTACTCATTAGACTTCTTTATTTTACTAttccatttttgttgaaaatccgAAATATActgaatttaatatttcactgtttAGTAATTAcatttctgtaaaatttaatgtgatattacggtattattatattttttagtacaaagaaaatttagatttttttgtacaaaatgtactaAGATTTACCAATCACATTTTAGAATTACAACTAAAACAATTATCTTTGACATTAAATTTAGTACAGAAAATATCCAGTTTTGATGAAACGCCAGGATCTTCTTTCATCTTTTGCCTTATTCTAAATATGTTTCTTAAGGGACTGATGTCTCTTTATATTTACTGAAATCAATTAGATATTCACAAATCAACACAATAGACccttgtactaaaaataagtatgcctttgatttatttttgtgatatttttttatatatctctAAATCAATCGAGTACTTGAtccattgaataa
Proteins encoded in this window:
- the LOC129804851 gene encoding GPI ethanolamine phosphate transferase 1 codes for the protein MHKFFLCGVIIHLIFLSSIFDIYFLSPIIRDLSPQKDLENPPAKRLVLFVADGLRAESFYRDGFNRTEYLGEIVMKQGIGGISHTRVPTESRPGHVALIAGIYEDPSAVTRGWKDNPVDFDSVFNRSRLTFSWGSPDILQIFVKGQEKGHIFTQSYTNSEVDFSGRNRTIWLDEWVFIRTKKFLLRNVTEELKKADKVIFFLHLLGLDTAGHVHKPNSRMFVKNLVAVDRGVREIVSLFENIFPDGKTSFIFTSDHGMSDRGAHGAGHHHETETPIVAWGAGVTKKTFWKPLESIEQADIAPLMAALIGVAPPVNNVGMLPIQFLNVSPDYAARALCSNALQILAQFNKVSGEFHAGKLSRYFRTFEKEQTIRDVSREIRRKIANEQYEKSLSMSHQVIKDCLQGIEFYQTYYQKLFLLTVSVAMIVWMIISFQELTSGHLEYVTRVIDCRVTVIYTILLAFTITFVILQQINFRLTVYLILPIILQFVTLKRWNYFNAIRFRTNIKFILLYAAGVELFVLAFFYRFTLAAILLIYCAIESVNQYRKGLPKMMLVKWIVSSGILSIFPSLPVIEKDANDFLLLFLGILLWLVHSLVSFLQAFMRRTDSRWELAHKYATMMLHVIVIINLLGSVKSINEGAGLHPLYQMVSWISLILALILPVLSSLEPEKRLWTLASSFSVPISIMSLSYEPIFFFVFSVNLITWFQMEFSSRPADITKNFLDRRDFIRMYIILLYIFVSFFGTGNFASISSFDPNWVRCLVTTFSPFLMATLIILKLMAPILLVVCVLRTIHMISKTEIRKLFIVILLICDVMGVNFFYLITNRGSWLEIGQSISHFVIIEVTVLVLLLLFFVTHPFTNLDLVTVLRNGRQLLPTTKRRKFQ